The Lycorma delicatula isolate Av1 chromosome 8, ASM4794821v1, whole genome shotgun sequence DNA segment CCCCAGAAGCAAAAATCGAATGGTGGTTAGATTGGATAATCTTAGTGGTGAGGTGTGTAACTTGCTGCAGCCAATCCATTGCTGTGGTAATTACTCATTTAAGTATGCCGATATGGTACATGAGAAATGGGGAGTCACACCATTGTGCAGAAAGTACATGTAGTATCTTGATGCTAGTGGTACATCTTTTAATACTACTGGCAATTTTTCCTAAAAAGCTAAGTAAATGTCAGAATTTAGACATACTGGGAGAATGGAGGGTCCAATTAACTGATCGTAAACTAGACACACTACACATTgatgctaaatcggtgttgaaaattacaTTCTCTTGTTATGTGTAAATTGGCCAGActatgtgttttcttttttctttgaccCCTTCCTAAAAATTTGCCCATCACTGCTTTATATAGTAGTGAAATGAGATATGAGAGGTACAAAAACTGAaagaatggataaaaaattacactagaagagaaaaaattaaaacaaatgaaatactgatctttgaaaaaaactttttaaatgtcaatTTGAAAAGTGGAAGGAAGGTTTACAGAATGGCAAACAGTCTGAGGTTACATGAGAAGGAAATCTGAGGGTATTAAAAAATCATGTACAAAATATTTGTAGAGATAAgagaagaaagaaattaatatctaTAAGATACTACTTTGGCGAAGTACTTGAATGAAATACCAAAGATTAGATTTTTCTTGCTAGTACAACTTAAACTACTCATATAAATAGACACCAAAAAGACATCCATGATGATCATACTTTCTGTGAATAAATATGGGCTTGCAATTTGTGACCTTcattacacatatacacataggAGCATTTTTTGCAAtagatagttatttttttctaaaatgtaaacattttatgttttgtttccaACTAAATCATTATGatggttgtaatttttataaaatcagcaaACCTGTAGACATCATGGTGACTTCTGTTTTTGTTTAGATATGATGTTCaatgaattaatgtttaattattataacatgctcataaatgttttaaaaagagcATTGGTGATAGGTTTGCAGAAGaaacaatatgaaattaaaaactgtaaaaataaatactaaatgtaGGAAGAATACTAAAACTAAATACTGTATGAAGGATCAGGTTAGATGTAAATCAGAGTTTGAAAAATAGTGATGGCAATGCAATGGAGTATATATTACTAGCCGgcctgtctagccagaacctggaacTTCAGGGCAGGTCAACCCAGGCAAATCCCAAAGCCAACTAAGGGACTCCTTGGGGCCTACCCCATAGCCGCAGAGCTCTTCGCTCACCATTCCCATTAGCCAGGAGGACCGGCACCCTCGAATCCAGCAATGTATGTTAtcctcacggttgtgagaatatcaataaataataattatagtattcaggatttataaaaacctaaaaaagaaacaaaattacaaaagctACAATAGTAACCACCCTAACGTACAACTCACCTTTGATGGTGacaaattcataacttatttctttgccatattggcagaaatataataatgaagtaaaaggattaatctattttttccttaatgaatatctttaatatcttaaccttcaagggagctagggccttggtcgatggcttaaaaccttccttgaaAAAACGAATGCATCCTGCAAATCTAAGTAATCAGTCGGTTGATTCTCAGgtgatgcaataacaaacaaacagacaaaaaatacatatacattttcaaataatcGTTATCTGTTAGATCAAGGGTGTACCTGATTCAAGCAAAAGTTATCCTTCAATCCATTAACAAatatcccatttgaattttgaaaatctgatgaTTGTTTGCAAAGATATAAGAGCATCCCATCGCACCTCCCAAAACCGTTCCCCAAGAGCCAAGGGGCCACTGGCAACAAACGAGGTACCCCTGCcactccgtttgttaccagttgatggtgatgatatatctagcctcccatgaggtgctCACATACTTCACCATTCTAGCCTTACACATAGTACTCACAGGAAGCCCattgttaaacagaaaattttaaatctatttaatattattttatttaacatagatttaagtctattatttttgtaatattatacattcaactgattcgaatcattcagctCAAACCCAGCTCACAAAGTTATAGAGATACACggtttacagttcattaattcaattcattaaagtttgtacttaaccggcaaatctccactacaacacataaatttatttttgagttttttcgagatgaaatatatctaaaaaccttctcaattatgctaagaaacatggcacattgagtagtttttttgtttatcctgaacaaacaaaaaccctcgtCCTCTCTTTATATAATGGTAAGATATAGATAAAACTAAACTAAGCATAGCTGTTGTTcactattgtaaataataaaattattaatataaaacatttgataaatgTTTGATCAGAATGCAGTTTGGTCACAATactgtttaaaaagttattattccaTGACAAAcagttctttaaaattaataataatgtttgcaCATGTATTTTAACAATTACTGTTGTGATTACAAAGTTCAACACAACACATTctaaaaagaatataatgaaaccactcttttttgtatttaatattagtcatatatacatttttaatataaaaaaaagattttaaacaactgttcagatttttttttaaataaatctatttggcACATCAGGAGGTAAAAATAGTACGTAAAGGAGTAAAATACATAAAGGATGCTCACCTGTTgtctagaatatttttttggtaacaTTCCATGAACATACTCAAATAGAGATATCCGTTTTTCAGTCGTTTTTCTGAACAACAAACTTCCTTTACATTGTTtagttaattctttatttttatattttaaaatgaaatcattctGTTGTTCGGCAGCAATTCGTCTTCCTTCAGCAATATCAAGAGCATGAATTAGTTTTCCATCTTcttgtgaaaatatttcattatcaaccatttttaactttttcaaaacaGGTAAAGAAAAACTCTTATCACAGAttaaacgttttttgtttattttgtccGTATTAAGAGGTGTAGATGTTTTAAATGATGCATTTGAATCTGATAAACGACTAAAAATTCCACCTTTAGAATTAACAGGACTTTCATTATTAAgaaaggaagatttttttaaacttttataagcattacatcgtttttttttaaatctatcatttGAGCCTAATACAGGACTCAAAACTCTTTTCCTTTTAACAGATTCATTGGCTTCATTAGAAATAATTGGAGAAATTTTAGTCATATTTCGATCATTTAGACATGATGGACTTGTTACAAATGTTTGAACCCACTCTGGAACGTCAGATGCATTTTTATCTTCATCAAAGAGAAAAGCAGCAGCACTTTCTGATATTTCATgaacaaaacttaaagaaacaTCTTCATCAAAAACACTGCTCCTGCAATTTTCAGCatcacatttttccaaatgcgtaactggatcaaaattatttttttttgtatcataagtaatattaaatttattaccactAATCTCTGGAACTAACTGTTCACCTATGTGACTTAACTGACAGTCATCAATACTTgccaaagataatttaaaatcaacatcattttcattcataaataactGCTTCGCTTTTAATAATGCCTCATTTGATACAgcaattgatttattattagctGTTTTAAAACCTTCAAAAGAAGAATCAGAAACACAGTTAGAgaatttaattggaaatttttcATTGACATTAGAAAAAGTAGTGTTTTCATATGGTGACATCTTATGAGATTTTGTTGCAGTTCTCTGAGAAACagtaaacttttcatttttactacaGCAGTCAATATTAGTTAACTTCACATCTTCGttggtaaatagattttttacttttgacaATGATTCATCGGATACATTAACAGGTTTGCCACTTGCTgtagaaaatactttattataacaaGTAGAAGATTCTGTATGCAACCGAtttgtttctgaaaaattttcttttattgtaaatccTGAATTCCCAATTATGGTAGAAAACTtagaataatcttttataatcCCATTAACAGAGCATGATTCTTCAGTAGTTTTATTCCCAACAGATAAACATGATGTTCCTCCACATGACAATAAAGTAGCATGACCAGTCgatgaattattttcttcaaatatttttttggctcTCAATAATGAATTTTTGGATACAATCACTGATTTTCCACTAGCTGTtgaaaatccaaaagatttacaaatttttttatccggTAGCGATTGACAAGAAACATCAGtacaattcttatttaaaacaGAGAGATCGTTTAAAGAATTATCAtctgcaaacaaattttttacttttagtaaagCCTCTTTAGATACATTTACTGATTTTCCACTGGCTGTAGAAAAACCAACAAAACTGTTTTCAGTCTTTCCTTTTGATTCAACTAACATCTCTGATTTCTCACCATCAACTTCAAATAACTCCCCTACATTAGATAACAGTTTGCCAGATATGCCaaaagatttacaattttttttatccggTAGCATCTTACAAGAAACATCAGtacaattcttatttaaaacaGAGAGATCGTTTAAAGAATTATCAtctgcaaacaaattttttacttttagtaaagCCTCTTTAGATACATTTACTGATTTTCCACTGGCTGTAGAAAAACCAACAAAACTGTTTTCAGTCTTTCCTTTTGATTCAACTAACATCTCTGATTTCTCACCATCACCTTCAAATAACTTCCCTACATTAGATAACAGTTTGCCAGATATGCCAATAGATTTTCTATCAATAttagaaaaatcatcaaaatgacttagcacattttctttgaagtGGGTTGAACTCTCAAATTTTTCAGTATTgtctttaaaaagttttcttgcTTCTGATAATGCATCTTTTGATAAACTTATTGACTTTCCACTAGTAGTAGAAAacccaacaaaattatttaaaatttcatctctaTAATGAACTTGTTCTTTTAATTCACTAGACGTCTTATCTTTGGCAATGTCTTCAAATAACTTTCTGGCATTTGTTAGAGATTTTTTTGATACATTAATTGATTTTCCACCAGCTGTAGAAAACCCATTAAAATTATTCACACCTTTACCACTGTGAAGCGTGCTTTCTTTTAGTTCATCTGTGAATCCAGAGTTATCATTATCCTCTGCAAATAACTTCTTCACTTTTAATAATGACTCTTCTGACACACTAACTGACTTTCCACTAGCAGTAGAAAATCCAGAAAAATTACCAAtatctttgattttattatgtgtaattccttttaatttatttgaacttccactgttatcattattttcttcatCCTCCTTCGCTTTCAACAAAGCCCCTTTTGACAAACTTGTTGTCTGTCCACAATCActggaaaatccaaaaaaattacaatcttcatttttatgttgTATACTTTCTTTTGATTCATCTGACCCTCCATTGTTAATATTAAACTCTGCAAATAATTTTTTCGCTTCTGATAATGCTTCTTTTGATATTCTCACAGATTTCCCACTAGCAGTGGAGAACCCAGCAAAGTTACTTGGATATTCTTTCTTGTGCACTGCTACTGTTTTCAATTCATGTGACTTTCCAGAACTgccatcattattttcaaataagttcTTTGCTTTTGAGACAGGTTCTTTTGATAAATTCACGCATTTCTCAGAAGTTGCCAAAAACCCagcaaaattattaacttcacctttttttggtattttttcttctaatttatctACACTCTCAGAGTAATcaatttcagtttctaaaaatttCTTGGCTTTCAATAATGCCTCTTTAGATATATTTACTTTGTTTCCACTCGCAGTTGTGAAACCACTAGATTTATTCAAAACAATatcaaatgtttttacttttgtgtttttaggtaatgtttctTCAATGACAGACCTGGAAACTGAtacatcttcaaatttttttaaagaatcttcaGAGAGCAACTGTTTAGCTTTTAATAATGCATCTTCAGATATATTTACTTGTTTCCCACTAGCAGTTGAAAAATCACAGTGATTATGTGAAGTTATATGACTACAAGAGTCTAATGTTTTCAAATTTGATAACTCACAACTTacagattttttagaattttctgaaCTATCTGATCTACAAATCAATTCATTACttccaaaaaacatatttcttactttaaataATGCTTCATCAGAAACTTTTACAGACTTCCCACTAGCTGTGAAAAAGACACTACATTTATCAACAGAATGTTCATTTCTATCCGCTAACTTTTCATGTCCATCTTCAACagaataatcatttaataaattataaccgaAATATAACTTCTGTTTTAATGAAACATCCTCTGTAATATTCTTAGTTTCATTAGAAGACAAAACCTGTAAACATTTAtctttctcaattatttttttatcatttaagcaTTCATTCCCCAAATTTTCAAATGTACTTAACTGAGTAAACTcactatcaataaaatttttttcaatgaaagatTCTTCCATTGTCATACAGTCTTCATtcaatttggaaattttaaaggtttttaggGAATTATGTGACTTACCATTTGAAATATCTGGTTTATTATAAGGTATTGTAGAACATGTTGAATTCTCTGTTGGATCTTCAtgtttaaagtgatttttttttaatgttggttcTCTATTTACACAAGATTTTTCTGAATTAGACTTTATATAGTTAGTActctctttaatttctttttcatcaaaaatattattaatatcatcattattattattcacaacttctaaaatattatcaatttcttCAACAGCTCTAAACATCTGGGTATCAGAAATGGAATATTTAGAACAAGTGTCATTACTTTCAGCTTCTTCTCCTATCCTAAACATCTGAGTATCAGTAACTTCAGAGTAATTGGTTATATCACAATTACGAGTACTCATCACATTTGATATATGATTAAACCTCTTACTTAACATTTCTTCATCATTATATTGGTTTGACAAGTGATATTTATCatcagctattttaattttactaatgagCAAAGATTTGACATCATTTAATTTAGATGTTTCTGATTCAAGCATTTCTAAActgttaaattgtaaaaatccatttcctttatctattatttcattaagtgcatttttattttttttaatatattgagaACTACTTCTATTACACTCTGCATCTTCTAAAAGTTTTGCTGAcaataatacatcatttaaagATTTACAATTACAACTAGGTGTAATGTTTCTAGACAGGattgaataaattgataaactATTTTTCATCGGTTCATGTGATAAAGTAATCAAAGTGTTTACTTTATCACTGGGCTCAGGAAGTGAGTCGGTGGAAAGTTTCTTCTCTGTAtcagaaactatttttaatgGTGATTTATTAGGCactttaaattttacagaataattttctagtttattttcattcagtttattcatcacacatttttttctttcaataattttataagattcgTCAATCGGTGTggatgtacaaatattttttacaaatttttttgaagataatggTGTTGAACTATAACAAGATGTTGTCAATATTTCAGATGCTTGACATATCTCTTCTAATGCTCTTAATGATATATCATTTGATTGATCTTGGGGTGAGATAGATAAATCTGCTGAAAGATTATCTACGTTACTTTTGTTTGAAGATgaagaatcaaatatttttgcagaacttttaatataattctcaTTATTTTGACAATGGGTATTGAAGTTTTCATTGATTACTCCACTATAAGTAATACCTCCTTCAGAGACCCTAAATTTATTGCTACCAAAATTTTCGTCCTTATCTAAATTCTGCATTAATGTTCTTGAAATAGGAGagacaaaattttctaaaatattaatgtcTGGAGATGAATCTTTATCAGAGAGATCTTCACAAGTAGTTTTATCTAAATTGTTGCCCAAACATCTATCCATATTTTTTACGTCTTTACTGTGACGAACTTGTCCTTTAGGGGAACTGAAACGTAACTTCCGGGAACATTTTTTCTCAAAGCCCACAGGCTGTTTATTACATGTTTCTGAAATACAGTCTTCAACTTCATCATTTATCTCATCCAAAAAAACCTGCTTATTTCCGGTATTATAATCTCTATATTTTACAACTGAATTATCACACATATCACTACACTTAGATTCATTGTAATCACTAGTAAAAAGTTCAGATGTTTCTGCAGTCTGCAAGAAatgatacaaattaaattaaaactaatgcttctcataataaaaaaaaatatacatacattttataacatatttaacataaatgcaactataaacataaaaatgactttactcTGAGGTTATCATCCATTTAAGAAATGAAAGATATGAgtcaaatcaaattatttttaaggctACTACAAACATTAACTGGAACAAATAAAAGAACCATACTTACATTAAAACAAGTGGGAATAAGTGTTTGTTTTTCCTCAGAATTAAGattagaataattaacaacaGATGTACTTAATGGTGATGCAAGCGTAGAACTCCATGAAAATTCATTCTGTTCACCCACTAATGACTGAATATTGCTACCAATATCATTGCTTTCACTGGAACCACTTTTATTCCtaaataacaaagaaagaatgtaaatcaatcaatttcaattacaattataattaaaatattttgaaaattttgaaatgaaataatagaGAGCTTTATTCAATTAATCACCCAATATCCAGGAAAAACATTATTAGGTCGTATAATATGAATGAACatagcttaaaaaaatttataagtacttAATCAGATATCTGCTCTAACACAGAACTCAAAATTACCATTAATAACTGGACAATTGTAATACAAAATTAGAAAGAAAgactaaatttagaaaaatttccacataaaattatgaatgttcAGTTCCTTTCCTTAATAAATACTagcaaaaactaaaatatattttatgatttcgtTAACTCAATTgtatctttcataaaatattattaaaaattgttttgtattaatgaggtgttaaataaaaactgtgataagcagttacagaaataaattggaaaaacagaaaacacaccaaaaaattacatatatctaAAATTACAGTCACCACCAAGTAACGGTGATCTTGAAGGGGTGACGATTACTgccaaaaatatcatacctcatGTTGACActactaagagatgactaatcatagtgtgccaatgtttcagaaTTGAAGAACAATAGTATAGCAATGGTAAGCAGGCTGATCATTCAAGCTCACCATTACATGACGGCTACTGTACATTTTGGTTGATAAAGAATTTTAACTGCCATcgaggtttttatttaaataattttttaagtggtttttatTGCTGTCtggtttttaataatgaaattttgaaacttctcacaactaaaat contains these protein-coding regions:
- the LOC142328580 gene encoding uncharacterized protein LOC142328580; this encodes MDNIFDSFQAELKDLGEGKEDWWNNNLSDITEDEEDNEKDNGGTEINFLKKQKEEEEEDADDSKTDVRPESPELKRSFKKLKKMKFSNVLKLVDGTSNKVNSDLNQTCKTITSKNKSGSSESNDIGSNIQSLVGEQNEFSWSSTLASPLSTSVVNYSNLNSEEKQTLIPTCFNTAETSELFTSDYNESKCSDMCDNSVVKYRDYNTGNKQVFLDEINDEVEDCISETCNKQPVGFEKKCSRKLRFSSPKGQVRHSKDVKNMDRCLGNNLDKTTCEDLSDKDSSPDINILENFVSPISRTLMQNLDKDENFGSNKFRVSEGGITYSGVINENFNTHCQNNENYIKSSAKIFDSSSSNKSNVDNLSADLSISPQDQSNDISLRALEEICQASEILTTSCYSSTPLSSKKFVKNICTSTPIDESYKIIERKKCVMNKLNENKLENYSVKFKVPNKSPLKIVSDTEKKLSTDSLPEPSDKVNTLITLSHEPMKNSLSIYSILSRNITPSCNCKSLNDVLLSAKLLEDAECNRSSSQYIKKNKNALNEIIDKGNGFLQFNSLEMLESETSKLNDVKSLLISKIKIADDKYHLSNQYNDEEMLSKRFNHISNVMSTRNCDITNYSEVTDTQMFRIGEEAESNDTCSKYSISDTQMFRAVEEIDNILEVVNNNNDDINNIFDEKEIKESTNYIKSNSEKSCVNREPTLKKNHFKHEDPTENSTCSTIPYNKPDISNGKSHNSLKTFKISKLNEDCMTMEESFIEKNFIDSEFTQLSTFENLGNECLNDKKIIEKDKCLQVLSSNETKNITEDVSLKQKLYFGYNLLNDYSVEDGHEKLADRNEHSVDKCSVFFTASGKSVKVSDEALFKVRNMFFGSNELICRSDSSENSKKSVSCELSNLKTLDSCSHITSHNHCDFSTASGKQVNISEDALLKAKQLLSEDSLKKFEDVSVSRSVIEETLPKNTKVKTFDIVLNKSSGFTTASGNKVNISKEALLKAKKFLETEIDYSESVDKLEEKIPKKGEVNNFAGFLATSEKCVNLSKEPVSKAKNLFENNDGSSGKSHELKTVAVHKKEYPSNFAGFSTASGKSVRISKEALSEAKKLFAEFNINNGGSDESKESIQHKNEDCNFFGFSSDCGQTTSLSKGALLKAKEDEENNDNSGSSNKLKGITHNKIKDIGNFSGFSTASGKSVSVSEESLLKVKKLFAEDNDNSGFTDELKESTLHSGKGVNNFNGFSTAGGKSINVSKKSLTNARKLFEDIAKDKTSSELKEQVHYRDEILNNFVGFSTTSGKSISLSKDALSEARKLFKDNTEKFESSTHFKENVLSHFDDFSNIDRKSIGISGKLLSNVGKLFEGDGEKSEMLVESKGKTENSFVGFSTASGKSVNVSKEALLKVKNLFADDNSLNDLSVLNKNCTDVSCKMLPDKKNCKSFGISGKLLSNVGELFEVDGEKSEMLVESKGKTENSFVGFSTASGKSVNVSKEALLKVKNLFADDNSLNDLSVLNKNCTDVSCQSLPDKKICKSFGFSTASGKSVIVSKNSLLRAKKIFEENNSSTGHATLLSCGGTSCLSVGNKTTEESCSVNGIIKDYSKFSTIIGNSGFTIKENFSETNRLHTESSTCYNKVFSTASGKPVNVSDESLSKVKNLFTNEDVKLTNIDCCSKNEKFTVSQRTATKSHKMSPYENTTFSNVNEKFPIKFSNCVSDSSFEGFKTANNKSIAVSNEALLKAKQLFMNENDVDFKLSLASIDDCQLSHIGEQLVPEISGNKFNITYDTKKNNFDPVTHLEKCDAENCRSSVFDEDVSLSFVHEISESAAAFLFDEDKNASDVPEWVQTFVTSPSCLNDRNMTKISPIISNEANESVKRKRVLSPVLGSNDRFKKKRCNAYKSLKKSSFLNNESPVNSKGGIFSRLSDSNASFKTSTPLNTDKINKKRLICDKSFSLPVLKKLKMVDNEIFSQEDGKLIHALDIAEGRRIAAEQQNDFILKYKNKELTKQCKGSLLFRKTTEKRISLFEYVHGMLPKKYSRQQLLEMGVKKSVIDVTSNNAVNFRFKASDYYDAEFCDKNIEGLPIGDGAMLILDGAGTAGIQEITRAFFASPNVCPSLISHQWVQNHYRWITWKLASMERSFPTTFTNVCLTPHNVMLQLKYRYDREIDACQRSALRKLLESDESSARRMVVCVSDISNVVEKNEIDLSDGWYSITTIIDNEMVELINRKKVVVGTKLIIQGAELINNDQGCDPLQVGENVRLRLHTNSARRVRWNTRLGFCKHSGPLPERLDSVLPKGGVIGRLDAIIARSYPLVYMKKSDDGKNVFLGMKAEERESRLRQQKIQQQIETVYSQIQKEVDSEKRKSNKRCYKQISSEEFQSILSPGKLIGITENSPDLCGILSKEQRDIIDKFYCEEREKMQQSLQERLKEQLEEIKQQTSIPLLKLRLVDHLNPSCRKWKSGILSIWKPSEDLQSYLSEGAVVSISNVLANGSRNGELQLNAGCQVKYSVKSHSDAVRRNVSPLSLLNDVTFKPQFMELDVVGIVIHIETLSSLQTAYITDSSKYLLGISFWGSIKDFGWEKIVSQGSFIACCNLQWRSGTASWHIPCAHVTEVSYFTLNPKHDSLCNAMKCLKKDLVSEDLSTLILESQEKLFFLLKQRESGGLNLKSNKISMDLVNSHNNSSDLICESLKSCNESFIATNVSNDAAMSNKKASLINQKLKKLESYGKPPPITELPVAVLSPLAKKQFKLPICRNNNNELKDSSTFTMANVSKNR